In Salinarimonas sp., a genomic segment contains:
- a CDS encoding DUF2934 domain-containing protein, whose amino-acid sequence MHELEDKIRVRAYELWERDGRAGDAEGHWYAAEGEIHAELTRALDVEVAPAAPAKKPARRAKPAAEKPAAEKPGGADAAPRRKSKARTSAT is encoded by the coding sequence ATGCACGAGCTCGAGGACAAGATCCGCGTCCGCGCGTACGAACTCTGGGAACGGGACGGTCGCGCCGGCGACGCCGAGGGGCATTGGTACGCCGCCGAGGGCGAGATCCATGCCGAGCTGACGCGCGCCCTCGATGTCGAGGTCGCGCCCGCCGCGCCGGCGAAGAAGCCGGCCCGCCGCGCCAAGCCGGCCGCCGAGAAGCCGGCCGCCGAGAAGCCGGGCGGCGCCGATGCGGCGCCCAGGCGCAAGAGCAAGGCCCGCACGTCCGCGACCTGA